CAAACGCATTTTATTTCTATTAGCGATCATATTGACATTCGCCCTGCTCAGATATTCGCAAAAAGTGGTCGAGCAGCTCCGAACCGATTCCGGCAATTTGGTGCGATTTTATGCCGAAGTTTATGCCAAAGCCGCGACGGATTACAACGCGCAGGATTTCAGCTTTATCTTCGATGAAATTATCAATAAAATCTCGGTTCCAATGATCATCTCCGAGAAGGAGAATTCAAACCCGACCGCGTGGAAAGGCGTTGATCTTGACGAAGAAGACCATTCGCCCGAGAATGTTGCCGCCGTTGCGGCGTTGATGGTTAAAATGGACAGCGAAAACCAGCCGATTCCATTGAAATACCAGGAATATACGCTCGGTTATATCCACTACGGCGACACGAAACTGATCCAGAAACTCCAGATGTTGCCATTTATCGAAATTTCCATCATCGCTCTTTTTATTTTCATCGGTTATATCGGATTTCACGTCATCCGTAGCAGTGAAAAACGCTCGATCTGGGTTGGTATGGCCAAAGAAACCGCGCACCAACTCGGTACGCCGCTGACGTCGCTTATGGGTTGGATTGAATTGTTGAAAGCCGACTCCTGCGCCAATGAAAACATCGATGAAATGTCAAAAGATATCATGCGATTGGAAAAAGTCGCCACCCGATTTTCACAAATCGGCTCCAAGTCGTCATTTAAAATCACTCCGATCAATCCGGTCATTCAGGAAGCGGTCGATTATTACCGAAGACGCCTGCCACAGTTGGGTCCATCGGTTCAGTTGACGTTTTCACCAGATGACGATTATCGCGCCAATCTTAACGCCGATCTTTTTTCTTGGGCGGTCGAGAATCTTGTCAAAAATGCGCTCGACGCTGTTCCAGAGAGTCTCGGGAAAATTACCATCACGACCAAAGCGATCCGCCACGGAAAAT
The genomic region above belongs to Candidatus Marinimicrobia bacterium CG08_land_8_20_14_0_20_45_22 and contains:
- a CDS encoding sensor histidine kinase, with amino-acid sequence MKNAVYRHSADIKRILFLLAIILTFALLRYSQKVVEQLRTDSGNLVRFYAEVYAKAATDYNAQDFSFIFDEIINKISVPMIISEKENSNPTAWKGVDLDEEDHSPENVAAVAALMVKMDSENQPIPLKYQEYTLGYIHYGDTKLIQKLQMLPFIEISIIALFIFIGYIGFHVIRSSEKRSIWVGMAKETAHQLGTPLTSLMGWIELLKADSCANENIDEMSKDIMRLEKVATRFSQIGSKSSFKITPINPVIQEAVDYYRRRLPQLGPSVQLTFSPDDDYRANLNADLFSWAVENLVKNALDAVPESLGKITITTKAIRHGKYIAIDVIDNGKGIPKKNRKNIFRPGYSTKLRGWGLGLSLTKRIIQEYHHGKIFVLESKPFSQTILRIVLRSVPRNV